The following are encoded together in the Hippoglossus stenolepis isolate QCI-W04-F060 chromosome 12, HSTE1.2, whole genome shotgun sequence genome:
- the prdx3 gene encoding thioredoxin-dependent peroxide reductase, mitochondrial gives MAATIRSLFQTSARFAAGRLNVAAAAQHGVSGAARALAAPSLQRACLSTSSYRWAPAVTQPAPAFKATAVLNGEFKEMSLDDFKGKYLVLFFYPLDFTFVCPTEIISFSDKANEFHDVNCEVVGVSVDSHFTHLAWINTPRKTGGLGKIHIPLLSDLNKQVSRDYGVLLEGPGIALRGLFIIDPRGVVRHMSVNDLPVGRSVQETLRLVKAFQFVETHGEVCPASWTPDSPTIKPTPEGSKEYFEKVN, from the exons GCGAGGTTTGCAGCTGGACGTCTGAACgtcgcagcagcagctcaacatgGCGTCTCTGGAGCTGCACGAGCCCtcgctgctccttcactgcaGAGAGCCTGTCTCTCCACCA GCTCTTACAGATGGGCTCCTGCTGTCACTCAGCCGGCTCCTGCTTTTAAGGCCACAGCTGTTCTCAACGGGGAGTTTAAGGAAATGAGCCTCGATGATTTCAAGGGCAAATACCTGGTTCTCTTCTTCTATCCACTGGATTT CACCTTCGTTTGTCCAACGGAGATCATTTCCTTCAGCGACAAGGCCAACGAGTTCCACGACGTCAACTGTGAGGTGGTGGGCGTGTCCGTGGACTCCCACTTCACCCACTTAGCGTGGATCAACACTCCACGCAAG ACTGGAGGTTTGGGCAAAATCCACATCCCTCTGCTGTCAGACCTCAACAAGCAGGTGTCTAGAGACTATGGAGTCCTGCTGGAGGGTCCGGGCATTGCACTCAG GGGTTTGTTCATCATTGATCCACGCGGTGTGGTGAGGCACATGAGTGTCAACGACCTGCCGGTGGGCCGCTCTGTCCAAGAGACCCTTCGTCTGGTGAAGGCATTCCAGTTCGTGGAGACGCACGGTGAAGTGTGTCCGGCCAGCTGGACCCCCGACTCCCCAACA ATCAAACCAACACCAGAGGGATCCAAGGAATACTTTGAAAAAGTCAACTGA